A stretch of DNA from Vibrio gallaecicus:
GTTGATATGGGGATTCGAACGACACTTATCAAGTACTTCTGTTAATAAACTTAACCCTGGGAGAGTAAGCTCTTTCACACTTGATAAATCCGGTACCATATCAGCATAGCTCGGATTTTGAATAAGCAAAGCAATAACCTCTCGCATTGGTGTTCGCTTCAACTCTTTATGAGGTTGAGGCTTGTTACCTTGGCTGTGATTTCTTGCTCTTCTTAGTTGGTTATCAAAACCGGTTCTTTCATCCAGTAATTTCTCCAGTAATTCTTGGAAATAACTGTCTGGAATTTTATTTATCATGGCACTGGCATGAGCTCGCAGTGCTGACTTCCCTTCATTTGTTCCTAGATTAAGCTGGTGTAGCTCAATCAAGTTATCAAATAAATAGGTAGAAAGCGGAGTCGCATTTTGAACTAAGTGTTCAAACGCATCTTTCCCGTTTTCTCTTATATAACTGTCTGGGTCTTCACCATCAGGCAAAAACAAAAACTTCAAAGTATTACCTGTTTTAAGGTATTCCAGTGAGTTCTCTAGTGCGCGCCATGCGGCTTCTTTACCTGCTCGGTCACCATCGTAACAGCTCACCACGGTATTCGTTTGGCGAAATAGCATTTGAACATGATCACCAGTAGTGGATGTGCCTAATGATGCGACCGAATAATCTACACCATATTGAGCAAGCGCGACTACATCCATATAGCCTTCAACGACTAATATTTGAGGCGGTTCACGATATGCTTGTAAGACTTCGTAAAGCCCGTATAGCTCTTTGCCTTTATGAAAAATCGGTGTTTCAGGTGAGTTAAGATATTTAGGTGTACCATCACCCAATACTCGCCCACCAAAGCCAATCGCGCGACCACGTCGATCTCTGATTGGGAACATCACCCGACCACGGAAACGGTCGTATCGGTTGCCTTTGTCGTTTTCAATTAACATGCCGCCAGTGACGAGCATATCTTGAGCATCTTTCTGCTGACCAAAATTCTTTCGAACTAAGTCCCATTCATCAGCGACATAACCGATACCAAACTTCTGGACAATTTCGCCTGATAAACCACGGTTCTTGAGATACTCAATCGCAGGTTTATTGGCAGACAGTTTCAATTGAGAACGATAAAACTGGCTAATCCCTTCCATTAAATCATAGAGATTGCGCTTTTGTTCTGAATTAGCTCTGGGTGCAGTTGTGATCGCACCACTGCGCTGTTCTCGAGGGACTTCTAATCCGAGATATGAAGCCAGCTCTTCTATTGCTTCCACAAAGTCTAAGCGTTCGAATTCCATGATGAAATCGATAGCATTACCGTGTACGCCACAACCAAAACAGTGGTAAAACTGCTTTTCTTGGCTGACGCTAAACGATGGTGTTTTTTCGTTATGGAAAGGGCAACAAGCACCGTAGTTTTTGCCTTTTTTCTTAAGTTTTACGCGTGCGTCAACGATGTCGACTATATCAAGACGTGCAAGGAGATCATCAATGAAACTGCGAGGGATGTGTCCTGCCATAAAACCTTAGAAAAAAGCACTAACTAGAGGAGTAGATAATAGTTAGGTATTAGTGAAAATTGAATAGGCTATAGATACAAACAAGCCGTGCTTTCCAAAGGATTACACGGCTTGCTGCAATTTTTATGGGATTAAGCGAGTTTAGAACGAACTAAACCACTAACTTTACCCATATCTGCACGCCCTTGAATTTGTGGTTTCAAGATAGCCATTACTTTACCCATGTCTTGCATGCCCGCAGGGTTAGATTCTGTGATTGCGCTATCAACTAGAGCAGACACTTCATCTTCCGTTAACGGTTGAGGCATAAAGCCTTCAAGTACAGTAATTTCTGCTTTCTCCACATCAGCCAAATCTTGACGATTAGCTGATTCATATTGGGTAACAGAATCGCGACGTTGTTTAACCATTTTTACTAGCACTGCAAGAATGTCGTCGTCGGTCAGAGTGATCCGCTCGTCAACTTCACGTTGCTTAATTGCTGATAGGGCTAAACGAATAGTACCAAGGCGCGGTTTGTCCTTGGCTTTCATCGCTAATTTTTGCTCGTCTTTGAGTTTTTCAATTAGAGCCATAACTCAGTCCTTATGGATTAAGTTATTAGTACAGGCGAACGCGACGTGCGTTTTCGCGAGCTAGCTTCTTAGCGTGACGCTTTTGAGCTGCTGCTTTAGCGCGTTTGCGAACTGTAGTTGGTTTTTCGTAATGCTCACGACGACGCACTTCAGAAAGGATACCTGCTTTTTCACAAGAGCGCTTGAAACGACGTAGTGCAACGTCGAACGGTTCGTTTTCACGTACTTTAACTATTGGCATATGCCTTTCACCTCAGGGGTTATTCATTATCGCTGGTTACTCATTTCCAAATCAGAGAAGTTACCCATCGAGCTAACTCTCTTTTATGTTTGGTCTCTAACCAGCTTGATCAAAAATGGTGCGGAATTTTAATCCGATCACAGTGGCTTTGTAAAGCACTTTGTCGATTATAGTCTGTACAATATTTGTTTGAAGAGCTTAGGCAGGGTAATATTGCGCTAATTTCCCATTTTAGACGAAAGCGTGCCGAGAAAATTATGCGCATTATTGGTATTGAAACCTCTTGTGATGAAACAGGAATCGCGATTTATGATGATGAGCAGGGGCTGCTTTCTCATCAATTATATAGCCAAGTAAAGCTGCATGCCGACTATGGCGGTGTTGTGCCTGAGCTGGCATCACGTGACCACGTGAAAAAGACCATTCCACTGATTAAAGCAGCTTTAGCGGAAGCAAACTTAACATCAAAAGATATTGATGGCGTGGCTTATACAGCTGGTCCTGGTTTGGTTGGCGCACTGCTGGTTGGTGCAACAATTGGCCGCAGTATTGCTTACGCTTGGGGCGTACCAGCTGTACCAGTTCACCACATGGAAGGTCACCTGCTTGCTCCTATGCTAGAAGATAATCCACCACCGTTCCCATTTGTGGCTCTGCTGGTTTCTGGCGGTCATACTATGATGGTGGAAGTTAAAGGGATCGGCGAATATAAGATCCTTGGTGAATCGATTGATGATGCGGCGGGTGAAGCCTTTGATAAAACGGCTAAGCTAATGGGGCTAGATTACCCAGGTGGACCATTGCTGTCTCGCCTTGCTGAAAAAGGCACGCCTGGTCGATTTAAATTTCCACGTCCAATGACAGATCGCCCTGGCTTAGACATGAGTTTTTCTGGTCTTAAAACATTTGCTGCAAATACCATTCGAGCAAATGATGACGATGAGCAAACTCGTGCTGATATTGCTTATGCATTCCAAGAAGCAGTATGTGGAACCTTAGTAATCAAGTGTAAGCGCGCATTGGCACAGACAGGCATGAAACGTATAGTGATTGCTGGTGGTGTAAGTGCAAATAAGCAGTTACGTGTTGAGCTTGAAGCGCTTGCCAATAAAATTGGTGGTGAGGTGTATTACCCGCGTACTGAGTTCTGTACAGATAATGGGGCGATGATCGCTTATGCAGGAATGCAACGCCTTAAAAATGGCGAAGTGGCGGATTTATCAGTACACGCTACACCTCGCTGGCCTATTGACCAGCTTGAACCGGTGGCATAACAGTTTGAACTTTTACTGATGTATTATTTACTGACGTATTAATGTTCACGTATTTCTAAACGGTCGCTTTTATAGCGACCGTTTTGTTAGGTAAAGAAAGTAGGAAGAGAAATGGAAAAGTTTACGATAGACAATCATACAATGACTTATATCGACCAAGGTGAGGGACCCGTTTTAGTCTTAGGGCATAGCTACCTTTGGGATAGCAAAATGTGGCAGCCTCAGATTGAAGCTCTTAGTCAATCCTATCGTTGTATTGTACCTGACTTATGGTCTCATGGTTCTTCGGAAGCAGCCCCTACGGCCATGCGTAATTTAAAAGATTACGCACAGCATATTCTGTCATTATTGGATCATTTAGGGATCCAAGATTTTTCTATTATCGGTTTATCTGTTGGTGGTATGTGGGGTGCGGAGTTAGCCGCGTTAGCGCCTTCTCGTGTTAAATCTTTAGTGCTGATGGATACGTTTGTGGGCCTAGAACCAGAAGTTGCTCATGCAAAATATTTTGAAATGCTAGGTGGTATTGAACAACTGAAATCGGTTCCTCAACCTATTGTTGATGCTGTTGTTCCATTATTTTTTGCTAATGATGCACAAACAGATAACCCTGAGTTGGTTGGTGATTTTGCTCAAACTCTATCTAAAATACAGGGTGAGCATGCTGAGCAAATTGCACGAATTGGGCGCATGGTCTTTGGTCGAAGAGATCTCATTGATACTGTTGAACAGTTTGCTTTGCCAGTTCTGGTGGCTGTTGGTCAAGAAGATAAGCCGAGACCAGTATTAGAGTCTTACTTAATGCATGATTGCATTACAGGGAGTGAGCTTGTGCAAATTCCCAAAGCTGGGCATATCAGTAACTTAGAGCGGCCAGAGTTTGTGACTAAGATGCTCGAAACATTCTTAGCTAAAGTTTATGGCTAGAGTCGTTATCTGACCAATCATCTTGATTACTTGAATGTGATTACAGGTAATAAAAATCAGTTTAGTCTTGTTGATTCATTGGCTTCAATCATTAACTCATGTTGAAGGTTTACTTCTTGCAAGTTAATAGCCAAATGATCATGTGCTAAGCTGATTTTTTTTGTCCAATTTTTGGTTCGCTTCCATCAATTAAACGACGAATGTTTTGGTGATGTCGCAACACAATCAAGCAGCAAAGCATAGCGACTGGCAAAGTGTACTGCGGCTTAACTAGCCATGCATAAAATGGAGCAAGCAATACGGTGACAATTGCGGCAAGAGAAGAGTAGCGAAAAATAAAAGCAATGATTAACCATGTCGCCATAATCATGCCAGTTAGATCTAACCCTATCGGAGCGATGGCTCCTAAGGCTGTTGCCACACCTTTTCCACCTTTAAAGTGAAAGAAAAGGGGATACATATGGCCTAAACAAGAAGCGATGGCGATGACGCCAAGTATTACGGCGTCAATATTTAGAAAATATCCAAGCCAAACTGGAATGGTCCCTTTCAGCATGTCACAAAGAAGTACCGATGCCGCAGCATATTTCCCCCCTATGCGCAGTACATTGGTCGCACCTGGATTATTTGAACCGACCGTTCTAGGGTCTGGCAAACGGACGACACGGCAAATTAAGACAGCACTAGAGATCGAACCCAGTAAGTAGGCTGCAATAATCATAATGAGTGCTAAAGGGGTCATGTTTGTCCTTAAACAGGCTAATAAGTCTTAACGCTTGGAAAGTAACGCATTATTTAAGAGTCAATGCTTTATCCAAGAGTAATTGATATCATATCTGGAATCCTGTAAATAATACGTTTTTTTCCCTCATTTGGGTATCCGACCTCTAAAAGGACAAGTCATGGCTCTGGATAAAGTTTTCATTGAACAGTTAGAAGTAATCACAACAATTGGTGTCTACGATTGGGAGCAAGAAATTAAGCAAAAGCTTGTTCTTGATATTGAAATGGCGCATGACAACCGACCTGCAGGTAAAAGTGACGATGTGGTTGATGCTCTTGATTACTCGAAAGTCAGTACTTTGGTATTAGATCATATTGAAAATGGCCGATTCCTGCTGGTTGAGCGTGTGGCGGAAGAAGTTGCAGAGTTAATCATGGATCAATTTTCAGTACCTTGGATCAAAATCCGCTTAGCGAAACCAGGAGCCGTACCACAAGCAAAAGCCGTTGGTGTTGTAATTGAACGAGGTCAAGCATGACACTCACCTATGTTGGTGTCGGAACTAACATAGACAGAGATAAGCATGCCAAAGCGGCGTGGGCTGAATTAAAGACTCTTGGAAGAAATCTTCGGAGTTCAACTATTTACCACTGTGATCCAGTCGGCTTTGATAGCCATGCGTTTTATAATTTCGTTATAGAACTTGAAACATCACTATCATTGACTGAATTTTCACACGAGCTGCGTAAAATTGAGTTTAAATGGGGCAGGTCGGAGAACGCGCATAAATTGCAAGATCGGACTCTTGATCTTGATATTGTGCTCTTTGGTGACGTGGTTTCCAAACATTCTCCAGAACTACCTCGAAGTGATATTTTTAAATATCCTTTTGTAACACAACCACTTTATGATCTCTGTCCTGCGAGAGTTATCCCGCAAGACGGACGAACCGTCAGTGAAATATGGCAGAAAATGGAACATTTAGATTCCTTATCTGTAGTAGACATAGAATTATAATTTAAAGGTAAGTAATGAGTTATTTTGAAGCGTTTATTTTGGCTTTGGTACAAGGCTTTACCGAATTTTTGCCGATCTCGAGTTCGGCACACTTGATTTTGCCTTCAGCGGTATTAGGTTGGGAAGATCAAGGCTTAGCATTTGATGTGGCGGTTCATGTAGGAACCTTGACTGCTGTTGTTATCTACTTCCGGAAAGAAGTTGTATCACTGCTCAGTGCGTTTTTCGCCTCTATCTTTAAAGGTGATAGAAGCAAAGAAGCGAAGCTAGCTTGGCTTATTATTCTGGCTACAATACCTGCTTGTATCTTCGGTCTTCTGATGAAAGATATCATTGAGATCTACTTACGTAGTGCATGGGTAATTGCAACGACTACCATCGTCTTTGGTTTGTTGCTGTGGTGGGTAGATAAGAACGCTTCATTACGTGATGATGAATATCAAGCGGGTTGGAAGAAAGCTTTGTTTATTGGTCTAGCTCAGGCTATGGCTATTATCCCTGGTACATCTCGTTCAGGCGCGACAATTACTGCAGCTCTTTACCTCGGCTTTACTCGTGAAGCTGCAGCCCGTTTCTCGTTCCTGATGTCAATTCCAATCATTACACTTGCTGGTGGTTATTTAGGCTTAAAGCTCGTGACTAGTGGTGAGGTGATTGACGCAGGTGTACTTCTGGCGGGTATCGTCGTTTCATTCATTAGTGCGTATATCTGTATCCACTTCTTCTTGAAGCTTATTTCGCGTATGGGCATGACACCGTTTGTGATATACCGACTGCTACTCGGTATTGGTTTGTTCGCCTTTTTGATTAGTACTCAGTAATTAGTTTTTAGTAAGAAAGCCAGCTCCTCAAAGGATTAGAGCTTGCTCTAAAATGAATAAAACAAAAAGACCTCACTAGAAATGGTGAGGTCTTTTTGTTTATGGTGGATTATTGAAGTAGGTTAGCCGACCTTAGTCATTTAATTGGTCGGCATAATTCAGGACCGATGTAATTTAAATCACAAGAGCATTAATGCTTCACTTCAAATCGATTGACCCAATTTTCAAGTTCATTTGAAAGTGAAGTTAGGGTTTGAGTACTGTTATGGCTTTCTGTCACTACATCACTTAGTTGATTACCACTTTCTTCAATCATATTAATTCGTTTTGAAATATCATCACTTACTTGCGTCTGTTCCGCTGCTGCAGTCGCTATTTGGTGGCTCATGGATGAGATGGACTCAAGAGCATTAACAATCTGTTGTAGAGCTTCTGAAGCGTTTTGAGACTCGGTCACAGTGCTTTGACTGGTTTCTGCGCATACACCCATAGTATGAATTGCGTTTCTTGAACCTTCTTGAAGGTTATTGATCATCAGCTGAATTTCTTTGGTACTGGCTTGGGTTCGACCCGCTAGGTTTCGAACCTCATCAGCAACAACTGCAAAGCCTCGACCTTGTTCACCAGCTCTTGCTGCTTCAATTGCCGCATTTAGTGCGAGTAGGTTAGTTTGCTCGGCAATGTCACCAATTACATCAAGCACTTTTACTATGTTATTTACGTCATTACCTAAATCAGCAACAGCATCACTCGCTGTGTTGAGCTGGCTTGCCAGTCCTTGAATATTATCCACGGTGTTATGAATTAGCTGCTGAGTATGTTGGCTTTGTTTATCCGCTTCATCTGTATTTCTAGCGGTATCACCAGCAGAGTCTGCAACATTATTAGCTGAAGATGCCATCTCAGTCATTGCTGTAGCAATCATTTCAGTGGATTGTTGCTGTGTATCCGTAAGCTGAGCAATTGAACCAGCACGAGATTCAACACTGTGTAATTCAGAGCGTAGAGCAAGCATTGATGTGTTTAGGTTTGAAACGAGATCGGCAAGAGATAAACTCATCTGTTGCACCGCTTGGTAGATACTCCCTGGTACCGCTTCTGTATCGAAAGATGTTTGTATCTTACCTTGAGCTACCGCTTGTACTGCTTCACGTACATCTTTAGGTTCACCACCTAGCAAAGCAAGCATGCGTTTAATTGAAATGATTAAGCTGGTTAAGATAACCCCTGCAATCACTAAGCAGAGAAATAGCTGCCATTGTGCGGTAGACCAAAAACGTGCATTCACTTCATTAAAACCAATGCCTGTACCTACGACCCAGCCCCAGTGCGGTGTTTTTTCAGCGATGGATAACTTTTCTTCAATGCTTCCGTCTGGCTGCTTCTGTGTCCATGTATATTCAACAATCTGACCAGTTCTGTTACCTAATACTCTTTGTATTAGTTGCCCGACGCTGTTTCCATCACCATCTTTAAAATCATTAAAGCTGGTGCCATGCAATTGTGGATCTAGCGGGGTAGCGACAAAAGTCATGTTTTCATCTGCTACATAAACATATTCATTGTCTTTATAAATGTTATTGCGGAGCAGTCGAGTCGCCAGTTGTTTTGCTTGTTCTTCTTCTAGGGTGCCATCAATAGTCATTTTCTCAACTTCAGTTAAGATGCTATACGCACTTTTAAAGAGTTCCGTTACTCGGGCTTTGTTGTCCATGTCACTTGCAACTCGTAAAGTCCAAAGTCCTGTAGCGGTTAATACAAGTAACGCAGCCAGTATTACAGTGGACAATAGGTAAGCTTGTGTCTTTAATTTCATACATCCTCACACAGCGATAAATTAGAAAATATCATTTATAGTAATTATTCATTAAATCTTAATCTAAGTAGTGTAGTCGCTAATATGAGGAATGCTCTAAAGTATGATGAAGATTAAATTTACGATGCAAAAAAAGTAAAATGTGATGGTTAATTGGGTTTTATATAATAGATGGCGGGCGTTTGTGAGGTGAGTCGATTTAAAAAGGTGTTGGGGATTAGGAATGTTACTGTGTTCAGAATGCAAAAAAGCCGCATCATTGATGCGGCTTTTTAAATTGGCTCCCCTTGCAAGACTTGAACTTGCGACATACGGATTAACAGTCCGCCGTTCTACCAACTGAACTAAAGGGGAATTGTTTGTTTAACTATTCTTATGAATAACTAAATTACAAATTATGGTGCCTCGAGGCGGAATCGAACCACCGACACGAGGATTTTCAATCCTCTGCTCTACCGACTGAGCTATCGAGGCAAAAGAATGGTGCCGACTACCGGAGTCGAACTGGTGACCTACTGATTACAAGTCAGTTGCTCTACCTACTGAGCTAAGTCGGCACACTATATTCTTATGCTTTGTGAGTATAAGTTTAATCTAAACTCATTCTCGAATGTGGCTCCCCTTGCAAGACTTGAACTTGCGACATACGGATTAACAGTCCGCCGTTCTACCAACTGAACTAAAGGGGAATTATTTGCCTTAACATAAGTTAAGAACCAAATAATGGTGCCCGGAGGCGGAATCGAACCACCGACACGAGGATTTTCAATCCTCTGCTCTACCGACTGAGCTATCCGGGCAAAAGAATGGTGCCGACTACCGGAGTCGAACTGGTGACCTACTGATTACAAGTCAGTTGCTCTACCTACTGAGCTAAGTCGGCACACTAAATTCTTTTATTTTTTGTCCGTGTTTTACTTTAAAAGTATCAGCACCAACAAAACAAATTGTGGTGCCCGGAGGCGGAATCGAACCACCGACACGAGGATTTTCAATCCTCTGCTCTACCGACTGAGCTATCCGGGCAACGGGGCGCTATTAAAAGGCTTTTCCGTATTTTCGTCAACACCTTTTTTTGAAAATATTTAAAAAAAGGTGTGTTCGTTGTTTTTTTATTCAAAAGTAGGCGTTAAGTTTTGCCAGAGTTAAAGTCTTTCTTGAATTTTGTTACTTTTTCTAAGTACCTACGTGATTCTTTATTGGGGTGTTTCTTAGTTAACGCCCAATATGCTTGGTTTGGTTGTAAGGCATTTAAGTCATTCATCGCACGCTTTCGGTTACTGCTGAATGTATTTAATACGCCCCCAGTGCCGCCGTTATAAGCGGAAATCATACTGTACTCGAGTGTTGTAGGGTGTTTCACATCTTTTAAATAACGATTTTTTAAGATGTAAAAATAGGCAGTGCCGGTGTCTATATTGGTTTCAGGGTTAAATAAATATTCCGGTGTTGGTTCACCTGGTTTATTTTTTACCAATTTAAATACGTCACGTCCCGCTGTTTTCGGTACGACTTGCATTAAGCCATAGGCATTAGCCCAACTTACCGCATATGGATTAAAGCTGCTTTCTGTTTTGATGATCGCATAGATCAGGTCTTCTGGAATGTCGTATTTTCTCGAGGCACGTCTTACTATGTCGGCGTATTTATAACTTCGTTTAATGGCATGATCTTCCACCATTGGGATTTCAACATAATATGATTTCTTGAAATCGACTTCTTTAGTTTTTAGATTATTGGCGATGAGGTAATCGGCAAATCGATTAGCTCGCCATGTCCACTGAATTGGCTTTTGCTCTTGATCAACCACTTGATTATAAAGGAAAGGCTGACCTTCTAAAGTGATGCTTTTAGACGAAAATAGATCAACGTTCGCAGGATCATCAGGCGTAAGAAGCGTTGTCATGATCGCATTCTTAAGATGTTTTTTAGGCTCGGTTGGAGAAACTGTTTCAACAAGGATAGTACCTTTGGTGAAATTAACTTCAGAACGACTCAAGTAATTATCTATATATTTCACATAGTTACTTTTACCTGCCATTTTTATTTCTTTAGAGCCCCAGCGTTTTTGAATATTGCCGGAAAAGCTATTGATGAGAGAGTCTAAAGCTGCAGTATCTTTTTCAAATTGACCTGGAAGTTCAGCTAAGTTGCCAGCGAAGCGGTTGGTTGGCTCATAATTGACGTCGTATAAACCTTCAATAAATTCTCTGCTGCATCCTGTGAGTAGCATTGCTGCTAAGAAGTAACCAAGCTTTTTCATAGACCCTCATATAAAAATGACATCATAACCAAGGGTATGATGTCATTAAATTTTATCTAAATAAATGTCTTATTCGCTTGGTGGAGTGTAACCATCAATAACGACTTCTTTACCTTCAAAAAGAAAGTTAACCATTTCAGTTTCTAGAAGCTTTCTGTGCTCTGGATCCATCATGTTAAGTTTCTTTTCGTTAATTAGCATGGTTTGCTTGCTTTGCCATTGAGCCCAAGCTTCTTTAGAAATGTTGTCAAAAATACGTTTACCCAAATCGCCTGGGTAAAGTTGAAAATCTAGGCCTTCAGCGTCTTTTTGTAATCGAGTACAAAATACAGTACGGCTCATAATGAATCCTTATTATCGCGTTATGTTGGTATTAAACGCATGTGTCTAGTTCGAATGGAAGGCTTTCTAACAGCTGTTTTACTGGAGCCGCTAAGCCAATTTCTTCTGGTTGAGATAAGTTATACCAGAGACCTTTTGTCCCTTCCATTATCAAATCAGGTTGTTTAGTTAATTTAACCAATACAGGGGTGATATCTAAATGGTAGTGACTAAAGGTGTGCCTAAATGCAATCAAGGTTTCGTTTGATTGTATATTTTGTTCTTGAATAGATCTGAGATCTAATTGGTGTTCAATTTCAGCAGTCTCATTTTGAGGGAAGCAAAATAGCCCTCCCCAAATACCTGATTGAGGTCTCTGTTCAAGCCAAACCTGATTATCGTGATAAAGCATCACAAACCAAGTCTCCTTTGCTGGCTTCTCTTTTTTAGGTTTTTTCCCTGGGAAATCGAGCTGCTTATCCAATTTGTTGGCTTCACACATAGTGCTGACAGGGCATAACGAGCATTTGGGTTTAGTTCGAGTACATACAAGCGCGCCCATATCCATCATGGCTTGATTGTATTTATCGACATCCTTACGAGGAGTGTGCTGCTCTGCATATTCCCAAAGTTTGTTTTCTACTTTTTTTTGCCCTGGCCACCCTTCAACAATGAAGTTGCGAGCCAAAGTGCGTTTCACATTGCCATCTAAAATTGCATGAGGGAGCTTGTGAACAGATGAAAGAACCGCCGCCGCAGTAGAGCGTCCAACGCCAGGTAGATCATTCATTTGTTCTAAGTCTTTAGGGAACTCTCCACCATATTGTTCAGCAACTATTTTTGCTGCTTTATGTAAATTTCGCGCTCGGGCGTAATAGCCAAGCCCTGTCCAAAGATGGAGGACTTCATCTTGTTCTGCATTTGCAAGGTCGATGACGGTCGGAAAACGCGCTAAAAAACGTTCGTAATAAGGAATCACTGTTGTCACTTGCGTCTGCTGTAACATGATTTCAGATAACCAAACGGTGTAGGCGCTTTTGTTTTTTTGCCAAGGCAGTTCTTTACGCCCATAGGCGTCATACCACTTTAAAATGGCGCTTGCGAAAGGAGTCACGGCTTGCTCAATGCTTTGCTATTATTAGAGGTGAAATTGCACCACACTTAGCGTTGGATGTAAAACAGACAAATTGTGTGGGAATTTATCCACGGAAAGACTTGCACCGAAGGCATTTCTTTGGATAATCCCCGCTTTGATTAATCAATGTGCAGGCAAAAAATCAATGAGTGAAGTGACCACTAACGAATATACTGAAGACGGCAAACTGGTTCGTAAGATACGCAGTTTTGTTCGCCGCGAAGGCCGTTTAACTAAAGGTCAAGAAAATGCGATGAATGAATGCTGGCCAACAATGGGCATCGACTACAACCCAGAGCTTCTTAATTGGAAAGAAGTATTTGGTAACGATAACCCTGTTGTACTAGAGATTGGCTTCGGTATGGGTGCATCACTGGTTGAAATGGCAAAGAATTCACCAGAAAAGAATTTCCTAGGTATTGAAGTACATAGCCCTGGTGTGGGTGCCTGTTTAGGTACAGCTCGCGATGCGGGTGTTACTAACCTTCGCGTAATGTGCCACGATGCTGTTGAAGTATTTGAGCATATGATTCCAGACAGCAGCTTACATACGCTGCAGCTGTTCTTCCCTGACCCATGGCATAAAGCTCGTCACCATAAGCGTCGTATCGTTAAAGCAGAATTTGCGGAAATGGTACGTGGTAAGCTTCAGCTTGATACTGGCATTTTCCATATGGCAACAGACTGGGAAAACTACGCAGAGCACATGATCGAAGTGATGAATGTTGCGCCTGGTTTTGAGAATATCGCTGAAGATGGTGACTATATCCCTCGCCCAGATGAACGTCCACTGACTAAATTTGAAGCTCGTGGTCACCGTTTAGGTCATGGCGTTTGGGACATTAAGTACAAGCGTACTAAGTAATTTCCGATCTCAAAGCTGTAGAGGCTAATTGACTTAGTTTTACCCCTACATTTTATGAGATTGATAAAAGCCAACATTATTGTAATGTTGGCTTTTTTGTCCTTAGGCTTTTATCAATGAATAGAGGCTTAAGGACAAAATAATGAAAACACCCCTACAAAAATAACAATATAGAAGTAAGCACTCATGAAACCCACTCAA
This window harbors:
- the dnaG gene encoding DNA primase; its protein translation is MAGHIPRSFIDDLLARLDIVDIVDARVKLKKKGKNYGACCPFHNEKTPSFSVSQEKQFYHCFGCGVHGNAIDFIMEFERLDFVEAIEELASYLGLEVPREQRSGAITTAPRANSEQKRNLYDLMEGISQFYRSQLKLSANKPAIEYLKNRGLSGEIVQKFGIGYVADEWDLVRKNFGQQKDAQDMLVTGGMLIENDKGNRYDRFRGRVMFPIRDRRGRAIGFGGRVLGDGTPKYLNSPETPIFHKGKELYGLYEVLQAYREPPQILVVEGYMDVVALAQYGVDYSVASLGTSTTGDHVQMLFRQTNTVVSCYDGDRAGKEAAWRALENSLEYLKTGNTLKFLFLPDGEDPDSYIRENGKDAFEHLVQNATPLSTYLFDNLIELHQLNLGTNEGKSALRAHASAMINKIPDSYFQELLEKLLDERTGFDNQLRRARNHSQGNKPQPHKELKRTPMREVIALLIQNPSYADMVPDLSSVKELTLPGLSLLTEVLDKCRSNPHINTGQLLEHWRDSKNEALLSRLASWEIPLDEDNQEDIFLDSLDNILAQCVEKQIENLQAKARSIGLSAEEKRELLALMLDLKA
- a CDS encoding GatB/YqeY domain-containing protein, with amino-acid sequence MALIEKLKDEQKLAMKAKDKPRLGTIRLALSAIKQREVDERITLTDDDILAVLVKMVKQRRDSVTQYESANRQDLADVEKAEITVLEGFMPQPLTEDEVSALVDSAITESNPAGMQDMGKVMAILKPQIQGRADMGKVSGLVRSKLA
- the rpsU gene encoding 30S ribosomal protein S21, producing the protein MPIVKVRENEPFDVALRRFKRSCEKAGILSEVRRREHYEKPTTVRKRAKAAAQKRHAKKLARENARRVRLY
- the tsaD gene encoding tRNA (adenosine(37)-N6)-threonylcarbamoyltransferase complex transferase subunit TsaD; protein product: MRIIGIETSCDETGIAIYDDEQGLLSHQLYSQVKLHADYGGVVPELASRDHVKKTIPLIKAALAEANLTSKDIDGVAYTAGPGLVGALLVGATIGRSIAYAWGVPAVPVHHMEGHLLAPMLEDNPPPFPFVALLVSGGHTMMVEVKGIGEYKILGESIDDAAGEAFDKTAKLMGLDYPGGPLLSRLAEKGTPGRFKFPRPMTDRPGLDMSFSGLKTFAANTIRANDDDEQTRADIAYAFQEAVCGTLVIKCKRALAQTGMKRIVIAGGVSANKQLRVELEALANKIGGEVYYPRTEFCTDNGAMIAYAGMQRLKNGEVADLSVHATPRWPIDQLEPVA
- a CDS encoding alpha/beta fold hydrolase, with the protein product MEKFTIDNHTMTYIDQGEGPVLVLGHSYLWDSKMWQPQIEALSQSYRCIVPDLWSHGSSEAAPTAMRNLKDYAQHILSLLDHLGIQDFSIIGLSVGGMWGAELAALAPSRVKSLVLMDTFVGLEPEVAHAKYFEMLGGIEQLKSVPQPIVDAVVPLFFANDAQTDNPELVGDFAQTLSKIQGEHAEQIARIGRMVFGRRDLIDTVEQFALPVLVAVGQEDKPRPVLESYLMHDCITGSELVQIPKAGHISNLERPEFVTKMLETFLAKVYG
- the plsY gene encoding glycerol-3-phosphate 1-O-acyltransferase PlsY, producing MTPLALIMIIAAYLLGSISSAVLICRVVRLPDPRTVGSNNPGATNVLRIGGKYAAASVLLCDMLKGTIPVWLGYFLNIDAVILGVIAIASCLGHMYPLFFHFKGGKGVATALGAIAPIGLDLTGMIMATWLIIAFIFRYSSLAAIVTVLLAPFYAWLVKPQYTLPVAMLCCLIVLRHHQNIRRLIDGSEPKIGQKKSA
- the folB gene encoding dihydroneopterin aldolase, producing the protein MALDKVFIEQLEVITTIGVYDWEQEIKQKLVLDIEMAHDNRPAGKSDDVVDALDYSKVSTLVLDHIENGRFLLVERVAEEVAELIMDQFSVPWIKIRLAKPGAVPQAKAVGVVIERGQA